A DNA window from Centropristis striata isolate RG_2023a ecotype Rhode Island chromosome 10, C.striata_1.0, whole genome shotgun sequence contains the following coding sequences:
- the zgc:101559 gene encoding ras-related protein Rab-33B-like isoform X2, translated as MAIENKPGDGFDTVFGQNDSLELSSHHDYESAQARIFKIIVIGDSNVGKTCLTYRFCGGTFLKNPEATIGVDFRERTLELDGETIKIWDTAGQERFRKSMVEHYYRSVHAVIFVYDVTSLSSFESIPEWIEECSRHCVGPLVPRIMVGNKCDLRDRREVPTTAAQCLADSYNFPLFETSAKEPAEKEHVDAIFLTLAYRLKSHKPLRLKQPSESSIRQLWNQREQEEATCQC; from the exons ATGGCAATAGAAAACAAACCTGGGGACGGATTTGACACCGTTTTCGGTCAAAACGACTCCTTAGAGCTGTCTTCCCACCACGATTATGAGTCTGCACAAGCTCGCATTTTCAAGATAATAGTCATCGGAGACTCAAATGTGGGGAAGACGTGTTTGACTTACCGGTTCTGCGGGGGCACTTTCCTGAAGAACCCGGAGGCAACGATCGGGGTCGATTTCAGAGAGAGGACGCTGGAGCTCGATGGGGAGACTATCAAG ATCTGGGACACGGCAGGCCAGGAGCGATTCAGGAAGAGCATGGTGGAGCACTATTACCGCAGCGTCCATGCCGTCATCTTCGTGTACGACGTGACCAGCCTGTCTTCCTTCGAGAGCATCCCTGAGTGGATTGAGGAGTGCAGCCGACACTGCGTGGGGCCCCTGGTGCCCCGCATCATGGTGGGCAACAAGTGCGACCTGAGGGACCGCCGGGAGGTCCCCACTACCGCTGCCCAGTGTCTTGCAGACAGCTACAACTTCCCACTGTTTGAGACTTCAGCCAAGGAACCGGCTGAGAAGGAACACGTCGACGCCATCTTTCTGACTTTGGCTTATAGACTGAAGAGCCACAAACCCCTGAGACTGAAGCAGCCGAGCGAGAGCAGCATCAGGCAGCTGTGGAACCAGAGAGAGCAGGAAGAAGCAACCTGTCAATGCTGA
- the zgc:101559 gene encoding ras-related protein Rab-33B-like isoform X1 — protein sequence MAIENKPGDGFDTVFGQNDSLELSSHHDYESAQARIFKIIVIGDSNVGKTCLTYRFCGGTFLKNPEATIGVDFRERTLELDGETIKLQIWDTAGQERFRKSMVEHYYRSVHAVIFVYDVTSLSSFESIPEWIEECSRHCVGPLVPRIMVGNKCDLRDRREVPTTAAQCLADSYNFPLFETSAKEPAEKEHVDAIFLTLAYRLKSHKPLRLKQPSESSIRQLWNQREQEEATCQC from the exons ATGGCAATAGAAAACAAACCTGGGGACGGATTTGACACCGTTTTCGGTCAAAACGACTCCTTAGAGCTGTCTTCCCACCACGATTATGAGTCTGCACAAGCTCGCATTTTCAAGATAATAGTCATCGGAGACTCAAATGTGGGGAAGACGTGTTTGACTTACCGGTTCTGCGGGGGCACTTTCCTGAAGAACCCGGAGGCAACGATCGGGGTCGATTTCAGAGAGAGGACGCTGGAGCTCGATGGGGAGACTATCAAG TTGCAGATCTGGGACACGGCAGGCCAGGAGCGATTCAGGAAGAGCATGGTGGAGCACTATTACCGCAGCGTCCATGCCGTCATCTTCGTGTACGACGTGACCAGCCTGTCTTCCTTCGAGAGCATCCCTGAGTGGATTGAGGAGTGCAGCCGACACTGCGTGGGGCCCCTGGTGCCCCGCATCATGGTGGGCAACAAGTGCGACCTGAGGGACCGCCGGGAGGTCCCCACTACCGCTGCCCAGTGTCTTGCAGACAGCTACAACTTCCCACTGTTTGAGACTTCAGCCAAGGAACCGGCTGAGAAGGAACACGTCGACGCCATCTTTCTGACTTTGGCTTATAGACTGAAGAGCCACAAACCCCTGAGACTGAAGCAGCCGAGCGAGAGCAGCATCAGGCAGCTGTGGAACCAGAGAGAGCAGGAAGAAGCAACCTGTCAATGCTGA
- the kbtbd7 gene encoding kelch repeat and BTB domain-containing protein 7: MATALSCFSGPEVLENVNHARGLMDELKLLYDCRLLGDVTIAVESEEESLELIGEAPRGDIDQLFLCSRNVLAAASPYFKSMFTGGLNESMQQRVVIRGVDSESMSVIIDYCYTGRATITESNVQRLYAASNMLQLEYIRKACSSFMTRRLDLSNCVGILKFADTYDNPELKENAQAFIARNFSQVCNGGELCELDLLQLKEMLSLDTLDVDCERKVCSAALQWIEANAPQKREDALQVLKCVRWNLFTEKDKCYLEGLMARPLIDKYLASFFNRSAEDSCGMSATLDTPKHRIGVSAKEMILFFGLPNDNIMCCDPYSEDLYFMAPPLEDLSSQDYKRSTMESLISCATPENNLYLASHLSKHFWLYNPVLNSWQELAERLLGRIHSGMGYLNGHVYLLGGRNPVTDARLKEVECYSVQRDQWTFVAPLPHSLGKMQVVALNDHLYVVNKRRMLCYDPRRNRWRHCGSLRRDKLHKACVYQDQIVCVCDIPVVRAYSPTRGEWRRLGDIPIDSRALNYQVIQHNNKLLLLTQTLLQHNKNRVLIHEYDPARDTWKNIMAVYVSTLGPVCVSTRVYPACLGSAHSFSTEEDDDSGSSADWDFDGLTDADSDSGSSSSFSDENW; this comes from the coding sequence ATGGCTACGGCACTGAGTTGCTTCAGTGGTCCCGAGGTGTTGGAGAACGTGAATCACGCTCGGGGTTTGATGGACGAGTTGAAATTACTGTACGACTGCCGGCTGCTCGGGGACGTTACTATCGCGGTTGAGAGTGAAGAGGAGTCGCTGGAGCTCATCGGGGAGGCACCCAGGGGTGACATTGACCAACTTTTCCTGTGCAGCCGCAACGTCCTCGCCGCCGCAAGCCCGTACTTCAAGAGCATGTTCACCGGGGGGTTAAATGAGAGCATGCAGCAGAGAGTGGTAATCCGCGGAGTCGACTCTGAGTCCATGTCTGTTATCATCGACTATTGTTACACGGGCAGGGCGACCATCACGGAGAGCAACGTCCAGAGGCTGTACGCAGCTTCCAACATGCTCCAGCTTGAGTACATCAGGAAAGCTTGCTCCAGCTTCATGACAAGGAGGCTGGACCTCTCAAACTGTGTGGGGATACTGAAATTTGCAGACACCTATGACAATCCTGAGTTAAAGGAGAATGCACAAGCCTTCATAGCCAGGAATTTCAGCCAGGTGTGCAATGGAGGGGAGCTATGTGAGTTGgatctgctgcagctgaaggaGATGTTGTCTTTGGACACTTTGGATGTGGACTGTGAGAGGAAGGTATGTTCAGCTGCCTTGCAGTGGATAGAGGCGAATGCACCGCAGAAAAGAGAGGATGCACTGCAGGTTTTGAAGTGTGTGCGCTGGAACTTGTTTACAGAGAAAGACAAGTGTTACCTGGAGGGCCTCATGGCCAGGCCTTTAATAGACAAATACCTTGCATCTTTCTTCAACAGGTCTGCAGAGGACAGCTGTGGAATGTCTGCAACTCTGGACACACCAAAACATAGAATAGGTGTAAGCGCAAAAGAAATGATTCTCTTCTTTGGCCTACCCAATGACAACATAATGTGCTGTGACCCTTACTCAGAGGACCTGTACTTCATGGCTCCTCCTTTAGAGGACCTCAGCAGTCAGGATTACAAACGATCCACCATGGAATCCTTAATCTCCTGTGCAACACCTGAAAACAACTTGTACCTTGCCTCCCACCTGTCTAAACACTTCTGGCTGTACAACCCTGTGCTCAACAGCTGGCAGGAGTTGGCAGAGAGGCTGCTGGGGAGGATACACTCTGGGATGGGCTACCTAAACGGCCATGTGTACCTTCTGGGAGGGAGAAATCCAGTGACGGACGCCAGACTGAAGGAGGTGGAGTGTTACAGCGTCCAGAGGGATCAGTGGACGTTTGTGGCTCCTTTGCCTCATTCTTTAGGTAAAATGCAGGTGGTGGCACTAAACGACCACCTGTATGTGGTGAACAAAAGGAGAATGCTCTGCTATGATCCTAGGAGGAACCGCTGGCGCCACTGCGGCTCACTGAGAAGGGACAAGCTTCACAAGGCTTGCGTGTATCAGGACCAgatcgtctgtgtgtgtgacatccCTGTGGTGAGAGCTTACAGCCCCACCAGAGGGGAGTGGAGGAGGCTGGGTGACATTCCCATTGACAGCCGTGCTTTAAATTACCAGGTGATCCAGCACAACAACAagctgctcctcctcactcAGACTTTACTGCAGCACAACAAAAACAGGGTCCTCATTCATGAATACGATCCAGCCAGGGACACTTGGAAAAACATCATGGCAGTGTATGTGTCCACCCTGGGGCCCGTGTGTGTTTCAACACGCGTGTACCCGGCATGCCTCGGCTCTGCTCACAGCTTCTCAACAGAAGAGGACGATGACAGTGGCTCCAGTGCTGACTGGGACTTTGATGGGTTGACGGACGCGGACTCGGACTCTGGCAGCTCTAGCTCCTTCTCAGATGAGAACTGGTAG
- the wu:fc50b12 gene encoding p53-induced death domain-containing protein 1 has translation MPNKAQEDAVINLKTLQEISTQLGFEWTVLAYELGFNRTEIGRFHTKSTEKSVQARTMLESWYEKSWDKPNKTKLLQDGLERAGRRDLAERLRCLHWGHQKLSQRVELPSAFPFLITVHKTIHNRDALRRINDLNRRYT, from the exons ATGCCAAACAAAGCACAAGAG GATGCTGTGATTAACCTGAAGACGTTGCAGGAGATTTCCACTCAGCTTGGTTTTGAGTGGACAGTTTTGGCGTATGAACTTGGCTTCAACAGAACGGAAATTGGGCGGTTCCACACTAAATCTACAGAGAAGAGTGTCCAGGCCAGGACCATGTTGGAAAGCTG GTATGAGAAGTCATGGGACAAGCCCAATAAAACCAAGCTGCTGCAGGATGGACTGGAGCGAGCAGGCCGAAGGGACCTGGCTGAGAGGCTGCGCTGCCTCCACTGGGGCCACCAGAAACTAAGCCAGAGGGTGGAGCTGCCCTCCGCCTTCCCCTTCCTCATCACAGTCCACAAGACCATTCACAACCGAGACGCACTACGCAGGATCAACGACCTCAACCGTAGATACACTTAA